A DNA window from Acetobacter aceti NBRC 14818 contains the following coding sequences:
- the flgH gene encoding flagellar basal body L-ring protein FlgH yields MKRSLLLLPLLSLSACNGGIGSLSEIGHPPAMTRTQDPTRDTAYRPVTMPMPPLQPPPAEVASLWRPGSRAFFKDQRAAQVGDLVTVIVDITDNATMVDNTSASGGGSESMGIPSLFGFHGKAISHILGSGALSTSSNNSNTAAGRISRNETVTVRVAGTITQVLPNGNFVVVGRQEVRVNSELRELQVTGVVRPQDITADNTVTHDRMAEARISYGGRGQLSILQTPRYGQQLLDSVAPF; encoded by the coding sequence ATGAAACGTTCTTTATTGCTTCTCCCTCTCCTCAGCCTGTCAGCCTGTAATGGTGGCATTGGAAGTCTGAGCGAAATCGGACATCCTCCGGCAATGACGCGGACGCAGGATCCGACACGTGACACGGCCTACAGGCCTGTCACGATGCCCATGCCTCCCCTCCAGCCACCTCCGGCTGAGGTCGCCAGTCTCTGGAGACCAGGGAGCCGAGCGTTTTTCAAGGATCAGCGTGCTGCACAGGTCGGTGATCTTGTGACCGTCATAGTTGACATCACTGACAATGCCACGATGGTTGATAATACAAGCGCAAGTGGTGGCGGTAGCGAAAGCATGGGTATACCGAGCCTTTTCGGATTCCACGGAAAAGCCATTTCACACATCCTGGGTTCCGGCGCTCTTTCAACATCCAGCAACAACAGCAACACCGCCGCCGGACGGATCAGCAGAAACGAAACAGTAACCGTCAGAGTAGCAGGCACGATCACACAGGTCCTTCCCAACGGTAATTTCGTCGTTGTGGGAAGGCAGGAAGTCCGCGTGAACAGCGAACTCCGTGAACTACAGGTAACGGGTGTTGTCCGACCACAGGACATCACGGCAGACAACACAGTTACGCATGACCGCATGGCCGAAGCCCGGATTTCCTATGGTGGGCGTGGACAACTGTCCATTCTGCAAACACCACGGTATGGTCAGCAATTACTGGATTCTGTTGCACCGTTCTGA
- the flgA gene encoding flagellar basal body P-ring formation chaperone FlgA has product MRRIALHFFAACLVGGCLNIAPADAASLRRTSVLHHSQVKLSDLFNGIAPDQDCDLGPAPAPGQSLTISAPQLQAIAQQYGIDWPEMSDLAQATLTRASHTVSRDDIMPLIVDGLKTRGVSDSAAIELTNFSGPTVAAELANNPQLSNIVYDASHGRFSAFFSITSDDATQSFRADGTVSSRVKIVTARTDLPAGQIIEQPDIEVAEVDSRSVPTRAILDPTDIIGQSTRRAVRAHTPLTSEMTSRIDLIEKGSPIILDVSSSGLHLTAAGVALDSGAQGERIHALNPTSRMVVVGQVIDRTRIAVTPGTAPTPADSREMRSAGIRAPKNI; this is encoded by the coding sequence ATGAGGCGTATAGCCCTTCATTTTTTTGCCGCATGCCTTGTGGGTGGATGCCTGAACATCGCTCCTGCGGATGCAGCAAGTCTCCGTCGGACAAGCGTGCTGCATCATTCACAGGTAAAACTCTCAGACCTTTTCAATGGGATCGCACCCGATCAGGATTGCGATCTTGGGCCTGCTCCTGCGCCGGGACAAAGCCTTACCATCAGCGCGCCCCAACTACAGGCCATTGCCCAGCAATACGGCATTGACTGGCCGGAAATGTCTGATCTGGCGCAGGCTACGCTCACTCGGGCCAGCCATACGGTGTCGCGCGATGACATCATGCCGCTGATCGTCGATGGATTAAAGACGCGTGGCGTTTCGGACAGTGCCGCCATTGAGCTTACAAACTTTTCGGGACCAACCGTCGCAGCCGAACTGGCGAATAATCCGCAATTATCCAACATTGTTTATGATGCTTCGCATGGCAGGTTTTCGGCCTTTTTTTCCATTACCTCCGATGATGCCACACAGTCGTTCCGTGCGGACGGAACAGTCAGCTCCCGTGTAAAGATTGTGACAGCCCGCACCGATCTGCCCGCAGGACAGATTATCGAACAGCCGGATATTGAAGTCGCCGAGGTCGATTCACGATCAGTGCCGACCCGGGCCATCCTTGATCCGACCGATATCATTGGTCAGTCCACACGACGGGCCGTTCGTGCCCACACCCCTCTTACCTCCGAGATGACATCGCGTATCGATCTTATTGAAAAAGGGTCTCCTATTATTCTCGATGTTTCTTCATCTGGCCTTCATCTTACCGCAGCAGGAGTAGCATTGGACTCCGGTGCTCAGGGCGAACGGATTCATGCGTTGAATCCCACATCGCGGATGGTCGTTGTCGGTCAGGTTATCGACAGGACACGCATCGCGGTAACCCCTGGAACGGCTCCAACTCCTGCCGATTCCAGGGAGATGCGCTCTGCAGGAATCAGGGCGCCGAAAAATATCTAG